cagatgggctgtcctttaggaaacatctacggtgattggtagatggaagaacttaggggaggtgacataggaaaaaaccccctatataagaaaaggaatctctggagcaagggaggcttggagatccttggatccttggagatagatccttttggaggaggccctttgaagatcttttgagaagaagtcccttgggaggctgactctggctggaactacctctggggagactctgttccccagacatccttgcttaagacaaatcttgtggtgagtgataaaaaactgactgattctctctctcttaagactcaggtctaggccatgttggcttaaggcccttcatactaatttcctttttctcactttcctttaattactcattgtattattaattaaaatctctataaaaccgagttgacttgggtatattgaataattgggaatatttccctggcgaccaccttatatatttgatttagaaaccaagacactgtagtgaaacattttctgtggtcaaatttactcaccctctcatatctatcacaatttatatcttccaccattttactcactacagtttatggcagacaactattttaactcttacagtttaagtcttccactattatAAATTCTACacacagctataaaaattggagaggacACTTGGATTCATTACtgacatgtaaagagagcatcttcttttgaaactgattgactgtatcctgtcacatgcattggagataatagtTCATAGATGAGTGGATACTGTttttgggaacacattgaattcctgaaattttattttattattgattttcttttaattagaatatttgattttttccccttttctcatttcttatacttaaAGTACAtacattcaatattaatttttttattctacagTAATatgaattgaaatatatatatttgctgtaatattaatacatactgaaaagctttagactatggaaacctgccatttctttttttttattttatttagtcaatttagaacattattacttggttacaagaatcatattctatccctccctcccctactctacccttcccatagcccactcgcaattccactgggtattacatgtgtctttgattagaacctatttccatgttgttagtgtttgcatcaagatgttcatttagagtctacatccctaaccatatcccctcaaacccatgtaatcaagcagttgtttttcttctctgtttccactcccatagtttttcctctgaatgtggatagtattttttctcatagttcccttcaagttgttcaggaacactgcattaccactaatggagaagtccattacattcgattgtaccacagtgtattagtctctgtgtacaatgttctcctggttcttctcctttcgctctacatcacttcctgaaggttgttccagttcccatggaattcctccactttattattccttttagcacaatagtattccatcaccaacatataccacaatttgttcagccattccccaattgaagggtatcccctcattttccaattttttaccaccacaaagagcgcagctatgaatattcttgtacaagtctttttccttattatctctttgaggtacaaacccagcagtgctatggctggttcaaagggcagacagtcttttagtgctctttgggcatagttccacattgccctctagaatggttggatcaattcacaactccaccagcaatgaattaatgtcccaactttgccacatcccctccagcattcattactttcctttgctgtcatgttagccaatctgctaggtgtgaggtgatacctcagagttgttttgatttgcatttctgattataagagatttagaacacttttagttttgatttctttgactgaaaattgcctattcatgtcccttgcccatttatgaattggaaaatggcttgattttttttgtacaattggtttagctctttataaatttgagtaattagacctttgtcagtggtttttgttatgaagattattccccaatttgttgcttaccttctaattttgctttcattggttttgtttgagaAACCTCCCATttcttgataaatgttatgggactgtgatcaATGATTGTGTATGATTCCAAAAAATGGAACATTTAAAAAGTGCCAAGAAGCAGAACTTCAGGGAGACCCACCAATTCCAGTGGGGTTGATGAGGATCTGCACTGTGcctaggagcacaaggtcaaaagaACTGTCTGAACTCAGCCTGGTAGAAGATCAAAGAGAGGATGAaagaggagttacagccacttaaataccaatCAGAGATGATGCAAACATGGAGGTGCatgagagattaaagggaattttgggaaatgctAAGGATTTATGGGgtatgaagtccaaaggttcaaaatctccatttatacataaatttgtttttgtcaatgcgcctagaaaaacattggttttgctttttctctcttctatttcactCTTAtgtctaactattgtagtttcctcttagaagttGCAATTTTCTATGCACATGTAGTTAgatttttagaggtacaagatgattatgtgaaatgatcaattggggagactattctcccaatgatcatcagtgGAGATTTTGAAAGTGGGATTAACTCCACCCtaattattctttagatttttagccaacacacccccacttaaggattaagtgtggaggGGTAAGGTCTATGAcccgtgtgctagcaagtgacaaatcagaaacaagtgacttccccctgggcagtccaaagccaagtttaggTCACCATTGGTACACATAAAGGTGgaaagaaggcacaggaagtgatgcaaaagaactgcctgaactcagcctggttgcaggtcaaggagaggaagagggaggagttataaGCAGTTAAATACCAATCAGTGAAGATGCAAACATGGAGGCTCAGGAGAAATTaaggggaattttgggaaataccaaggaattctggggaatgaagtccaaaggttcaaaatttaTACAATGGAAATAcatttaatttaacaggggaaTTGGGTTTTAGAAGAGTGAAGAGAATGGCAGTTTAAGGAGAAAAacaattaaaggaggaaataatccaaattctaatgataaaatgataaaaataaacatcaccaTTTGCATATGGCCCCTAGTATGTGTcatacactttacaaatattgccttCTTAGATCCTCATAGGAACCCTAGGAATCACTTGATATTATTATGTCCATGTTATAGTTGAGGAACCTGATACCCACAGAGCTCctgttacttgcccagagttagaagtcctagcaagtttctgaggtaCAATGAGAATGTATTGGGTTTTCAAGAAGAATATGAAAATGTATCTGCATAAGGTGAGAAAtaggaataaaattatatatatatatatatgtgtgtgtgtgtatatctatctatctatctatatcttgcTCATTTCCTTTCAAAAGGATCATGGACTCAGCTTACTATATGAGACATAGTTTTAAACATAGGAAATACCATGTTTTTGTTTCAATTGTATTTAAtagaaggattttattttagtgaaaaaaaaaaagacatttaaagaaGAGTAATGGCTGCTCTGAAGGACAAGGGAACAGAACAAAATCTTTTATGCCttgaataaatgcaaaaaatagtgctaaatttctttatctgatctcAGGTACTGGAAAAAATAAGTTAGAAAACAATGATGAAGGTAATTACATAGTGCTTACAGAGAAgttagataatgaaataataggaGTATTTAGTCTACATGCACGctaatgtttgtttcttttagaaaGAGAGATCAGACCTGAAATGAAGCTGAATCCAACAGAGATGAGCCCTTCTGTGGAAGAAATGGACCTACAAAGATTCATGAATGATGGTCCCGATAACTTTGCTTTCAGAGAATTTGGTATTGCACCTCAAAATTCATCTCAtattgaacatcaaagaatgTACACTGAAGAAAAATCTAGTGAAAGTAATCAATGCAGAAAGACTTTTATGCACAGCACTAATCTTGCTGGatatcagagaattcacactggggagaaaacTTATGAATGCatgcaatgtggaaagacattctgTTCGAGCTCCTATCTtactatacatcagagaatccacactggtgaaAGCCgttatgaatgcaaacaatgtggaaagacattcacaatGAACTccaatcttgctgtacatcagagaatccacactggtgagagaccttatgaatgcaatcaatGTGGCAAGACTTTCACAGATAACTCCAATCTTGTCctgcatcagagaatccacactggggagaaaccgtataaatgcaagcaatgtggaaagacattccgtCAGAGttcccatcttgctgtacatcagagaatccacactggtgagagACCTTATAAAtgcaatcaatgtggaaagacattcatagATAGCTCctatcttgctgtacatcagagaatccacactggggagaaaccttatgaatgcaaacaatgtggaaagacattcacaatGAAttccagtcttgctgtacatcagagaatccacactggagagaaaccttatgaatgcaagcaatgtggaaagacattccgGCAGAGCTCCGATCTTGctggacatcagagaatccacactggggagaaaccttataaatgcaaacaatgtggaaagacattcacaggTTACTCTtctcttgctgtacatcagagagtccacacaggagagaaaccttatgaatgcaagcaatgtggaaagacattcagtcggaaCTCCCATCTTGCTGCACATAAGAGAATCCACACGggggaaaaaccttatgaatgcaagcagtgtggaaagacattcagtcggagcTCCACTCTttctgcacatcagagaatccacactggggagaaaccttatgaatgcaagcaatgtggaaaagcATTCAATCAGAGctcccatcttgctgtacatcagagaatccacactggagagaaaccttatgaatgcaagcaatgtggaaaggcattcacaGATAACTCCTATGTGGCtgttcatcagagaatccacactggggagaaaccttatgaatgcaaactgtgtggaaagacattcagtcagagctcccatcttgctgtacatcagagaatccacactggggaggaACCTTAAGAATACAAGCTATTTTGAAATATGTTTATATGCAGCTCCATTCTTGCtcttgtgtgaaggaaatttgcCTTTCCCCCTTTCTGGGGCAGCATATCTGGTGTGAGTGTGAACTTGTCACAGAGGGGAGGATTATGTGATGGAAACCATTGAGGATAGAATGCAGCAGGGAAAAGGAAGTGATAGTTAAAAGATCACAATGGGGGCATGGTGAAGTCTCCTGGACTGTCCCCTGGACTGCTCCCCCTAGGTGCTACAGGCAGAATAGAAAGCCACTGTGTGAGTTAGTGGGTGGAAAAAGGTTTCATAAACTGAGGCAATAGAAGATATCTGAGCTcttctctttcagttttgttGCTGGCTGGACTTCCCTGTGAGCATTGCTAATGCACCCTAATGGTGCAAGCTAAATGGAACAGTGAGGAAagtatttctctttcctattttcctatCTTTTTACCTACTATCTTTGAGTAAATAAAGTTAAATTATGGTTAGTCTCATGATTTCCTCTCATATACCATTCATCATAGAATCCACAGACATTCACACTGAGCTCTCCCCTTGCTCAAAATTGGACAGTTTACTCTACTATGTCTTAAGCTCTCCTAAGATTAGTGCCAAATGAGAATATGTTTTAGATCTAAAGTATGATCCCCTAAGAAAATTAAGGGAGCATAGAATAATTTAACTTTCAGATCAATTTATTGATAAggtaagaatttatgaccaaataagaaataggtaacaTTATGAGGTGtaaaatatatagtttttattacattaaattcaaaatgaTTTGTGATGGGAGCCACCAGACCACAATGTCTTGACAAAGTCACTTGGCAAGATGTGTTTGCCCACTCAATCCCCTTTGCATAACCTCTtattaacatcccttacctatggaattgacatgattactattccccctaacctcagaaggaataatataaCAGCAAAATACCTATActctatttctccaaaacatcatCAAAAGATCATACCCTTAAAagcaatcccaaaagactaccatgggttaacctttacttaggtacataattctcagcaaaactgcagctataAGCCAAGCCCATAACTTTCCCACTCATAGAAACTTATTCTTGTGAAGCCAGCatataaaggcccatacaaaatgtacaggtacaccaagcttcatcatgtctcagtgacttgattcttcccctcaagaaactccctagtaatccctgagaaatgatcagtctaatattaaatctgaattgtgtttccAGTACTtatcaacctcaatgatatgatttttgaattgtctttaagaatttctgattaattattcctttttattaaaagtaataagtaatttcccttgattgtttgtaagctcaaaactcgcCACAGGATAATGAGagaattaagccacctgtgacaaaataatttatcttgcaTGAAgcctttattctgtcaagaatctgtaatcacaatacaagagcATAGAATGATAATCAAGTGAATTGTTAGAAGTTAAtgcatcacttttccaattatctctgtttagacatgtgtgttaggtaatgtaccTGCGTGCCaagaaaataggtataaaaataaacaccaagcctggggatggcagagcaactatcagatgcaaagcatgcccatggccaTAAATATACACCTgtcttctgtttattattttcttgactgatcacCACCTgtgttgggaacccctggagtcacgAGTGAGGTTTGACCTTGCCTGTGgcagttttgtacaaacaaaatcaacaagttgtaatatatgattataatgtagCCCTTTTGGGCTTTGAGGAGTAACAGGCATGATTAGTTCAGAGAAACCTAGGTCAAATTATTGACATTTCAATGAGTTCTATCCAATTGAATGCATTGTCATAACTACCTTACATAGAAAATCACCATGCATCTATCTGCTTGACACTTGATTGACTGCACTCAGACTGTGTAACATAACTTATACAATtacaaaaaagataatttttagtgtcttgatttatattaaaaataagtggtcaccatgggaaaattcccaaatatgaaaatacccaagtcagctgagttttgtggagattttaattaatacaaatgaaggaattaatggaagagagagagaaagagaaaatagaaagggcctaggcctgagccttaagggagagagactcagtctttatcactcaccacaagatcgtcccaagcaagctccactccttcagtgaaatcctcaactcctgaactgagttcagagaccctctTCTGAACTCCTGACTCCcaaactgagttcagagagctccttttaaagagaatttgctcttatgtcacctcccctaaattttcacatctgccatagtagatgctttttcccaggactgtccattcttagttctcattgctctttagttctcaccttctctgggtatattatatcttctgagtatttcatatctcttttgcgaagcttaccttttgtaagttgtttgaccttttagtgattaatttaacctttataggtacttagcagccttttgtattagatctaaaaatagaccacctagcttagggtttttgcttcactataagtatgagttggggacttttcattgttcaatcaggaatttgcaactttatcttccctaaggcactgtctgagcagggtggagtaattttaaagttctcaatacattcctgaccaagtaactccattgttaaaaatggggaatagcttaatcaagtcttctgaagtagagtctgagcagttttaagattcacagtacaGACTCAGTATATCTGTGAGTCTTGAATCCTCAGCcttttgtgatattgaaatcactttaaaagactgatatatattaatttaaggtcaccaaggaattcacttatgtaattcctaaatgaaaacactCAAGTCCGCTGCCAAATTTTAATGGTGTTTTACTtacaaacaggagaaagaaagtattagaggaagagagagagagagagagagagagagagagagagagagagagagagagagagagagagagagagagaagagagagagagagaaagagagagagagagagagagagagagagagagagagagagagagagagagagagagagagagagagagagagagagagagagagagagagagagagagagagagagagagagagaaggataagggagagaaggaaggaagtttaacccagacccactctggctcaggctgagccaaaggggactttaaggccttggatagctaaggcaaggaaagggattagtccttatcactcacatgaccaatctgaaggaaagcagtccacgGGTCTCCTCCacctccaagcaccagcctccaactgactctcaacctcctcctcacaggaagtcccgagaactccagaagttgttctttacctcacttcctgcatctcacatgtgccaatggtggctctaacttgacctaggactgcccagaggtctgtccttttttttgcacatgtctgttgaaggccatattctcaaataaataaatcttgagtttgctgcagcccttcctaatcttgttaccctgagtagggtggagattgtagtttccaagacctgattctgttattccaagtatctctattgttatcgATCAGGAAATagatagctaaatcccatcttctaaagaatggtctgaatacggtggagtagttttgaaattcacaaaccTCCCCTGAAGCCTGAGGAAGACTattctctctgatgggtcttgtaaacataccagctatgaaattacaatagatagaataaggggaaaataggagagatagatagagagacaacaaaaccaatgttttgctgggtgcattgacaaaaaccaattagggggcagtcccctttggcagaagagtgtacattcaaaataaattcaatcaaccacaccccaaggttcattcttgatcttgatgtaatgtaggttttctggcatttttctgcaatagttcattctctggatttaggagttagcaagcttcttccttgaagatgtttctcaaaaaaaaaaaacttttcaaaatcttggatttttattaaaatacccccccccccgaagTGGGTGTTTATAAAAACCATCCacttcagctcaggatgcattgttgagttatggggtgtatgagtcaattattaaaagaattcaaaaacaataaaaacaaaacaaaaaaaacccaaaaatatataaagggaaaaatagggaagaaagtaaaacttttgggagaaaagtaagaaaaaattcaaaatcagaatcaaaataccaaaatctatgtataaaatgttgagtaaacaagaataacttcataatgggcccttgtgcagttccaatttaaagtaatttctatcccacaagtctgtagtacagaatgcagtaatatttcacttacccatttgcagccaagattacagaaagttgccatactataagaaggaaaggaactagaattatattttgatagggaagagtgattccctggtctgacttttttcattctcagggatattcagagccagcatgatagtcaaatttttgtacttgtatgagtacttaataaagagtgtagatacaaggaagtcctatgacttaacgtatgtcaagtgtctcaacctcgagtccacattagtatttcctgtgtgctcttttggcactattcaggtttcatctgtgctccttgtttttatcccatttcctggaatcagacacaaacattaaccATAGTCCCAtgacattttatcaataaatggcaggttcccacagtctaaagctgtttgggtatgttttaataatatagcaagtatgtatattttaaacttatattactgcagagagagaaaaaaatttaattgtatgtaccttttgtataagaaatgaggaaaagggggggaaatcaaatattcaaaagaaaagcaataataaaaaataagggaaagagaaggaaaaaatcaggaattcaatgtgtttttgaaaaacagcatccacttgtcaatggattattatcttcaatgcatgtgataggatacagtcaatcagtctcaacagaagatgctctcttcacatgtgagcaataaATCCaggagtccttctctccaaccttcatagatgttggagtggttaacaatatttggaatggcccttcccaggaaggctgggttgctccagtatgctggaaattcttaatatacaccttatCTCCTGGGTTTAGGttgtgaaaagtctagtggtctggcttgtactgcagttcTCGATTCAAGGAGTTcacgcagtttatgctgtaattcctgtgtataggaagcaatagtagtatcttccCCCTAATAGTGACgtatatgctggggagaaaggctgTATAATAcagtggatgtccaaaaagcatctcaaatggtgagatatgtaagttTCCTCTAGgactgcttctaagataaaataggaccagagggagaatttcaggccattttaaatgtgtctcagtgcataatttgccaatcatagttttaacttctttattcatcctttcaacttggcctgatctctggggatgatatggaacatggaatttgggagttatccccaagcaagaatatatttggtttaagtcagaatcagtaaaatgacttcttctatctgaatcaatacatacTGGctggccaaaacgaggaataattttatttttaaaaacaccttagcaacaaaagctgctgtggctcgggtcacaggcaatgcttctggccatctggtcagttgagcTACTATaattagacaaaatttataatgtcaagcctttggcattgttatgaaatctatctgtaggtgctcaaaagtgtctaagccagaggatgcccactgaaagctttgccacgaaaggcatgttggttatatgtctggcaggtagagcaggctgaacacactttggaggctatggtagttataatgggagctatccatactctcttaacagaatccacgatgccctgggtaccaaagtgaccatttttgtgaacagattggcaaatttggtgatagaaacttctagggagtgggagtttcccttcagatgacacccatactccattaatctattttgctttaaatttttgtttccatttttccacttccttttcattataggaaagtgataaatttaaatcatcagtggttgttaatgttaaaattaatccacgcccttctatggctgctagctttgcagcggcatctgctcagtcatttcccctagagatagggtcagagccacctgtatgggcagagcaatgaactacagttagggcttcaggcagtttgagagcagaaagaacttcattaataatttctgcattagctatagattttccagctgaggttaaaaatcctctctggagccattgcatcccgactgagtgacaaatgccaaaagcatatctagaatccgtataaattgttgcctttttatccttggcaattatacaggcatatttgagagctatgagttctgccccttgagcgctaatattagagggcagcgaagctgaccactcagtggcaaattttgtgactacagcagctccagtgtagcatatgccatctctcataaaagaagaaccatcagtaaataagaccagatctgagttgtttaagggagtgtccaagagatcatctcgaggcttttctcccatggacactagtgtttcac
This sequence is a window from Monodelphis domestica isolate mMonDom1 chromosome 3, mMonDom1.pri, whole genome shotgun sequence. Protein-coding genes within it:
- the LOC130458235 gene encoding zinc finger protein OZF-like isoform X2, with the translated sequence MEELHQINSLGLLCCLYREPGVPGMAFERDRLPAKEAMTFKDVAVDFTREEWRLLSPPQKELYKEVMLENAQNLLSVGLPAPPEDVMSYLEQRKTPWMLEQESLRSCCPEREIRPEMKLNPTEMSPSVEEMDLQRFMNDGPDNFAFREFGIAPQNSSHIEHQRMYTEEKSSESNQCRKTFMHSTNLAGYQRIHTGEKTYECMQCGKTFCSSSYLTIHQRIHTGESRYECKQCGKTFTMNSNLAVHQRIHTGERPYECNQCGKTFTDNSNLVLHQRIHTGEKPYKCKQCGKTFRQSSHLAVHQRIHTGERPYKCNQCGKTFIDSSYLAVHQRIHTGEKPYECKQCGKTFTMNSSLAVHQRIHTGEKPYECKQCGKTFRQSSDLAGHQRIHTGEKPYKCKQCGKTFTGYSSLAVHQRVHTGEKPYECKQCGKTFSRNSHLAAHKRIHTGEKPYECKQCGKTFSRSSTLSAHQRIHTGEKPYECKQCGKAFNQSSHLAVHQRIHTGEKPYECKQCGKAFTDNSYVAVHQRIHTGEKPYECKLCGKTFSQSSHLAVHQRIHTGEEP
- the LOC130458235 gene encoding zinc finger protein 883-like isoform X1 — encoded protein: MDPKSLPLQRQGQEKMEELHQINSLGLLCCLYREPGVPGMAFERDRLPAKEAMTFKDVAVDFTREEWRLLSPPQKELYKEVMLENAQNLLSVGLPAPPEDVMSYLEQRKTPWMLEQESLRSCCPEREIRPEMKLNPTEMSPSVEEMDLQRFMNDGPDNFAFREFGIAPQNSSHIEHQRMYTEEKSSESNQCRKTFMHSTNLAGYQRIHTGEKTYECMQCGKTFCSSSYLTIHQRIHTGESRYECKQCGKTFTMNSNLAVHQRIHTGERPYECNQCGKTFTDNSNLVLHQRIHTGEKPYKCKQCGKTFRQSSHLAVHQRIHTGERPYKCNQCGKTFIDSSYLAVHQRIHTGEKPYECKQCGKTFTMNSSLAVHQRIHTGEKPYECKQCGKTFRQSSDLAGHQRIHTGEKPYKCKQCGKTFTGYSSLAVHQRVHTGEKPYECKQCGKTFSRNSHLAAHKRIHTGEKPYECKQCGKTFSRSSTLSAHQRIHTGEKPYECKQCGKAFNQSSHLAVHQRIHTGEKPYECKQCGKAFTDNSYVAVHQRIHTGEKPYECKLCGKTFSQSSHLAVHQRIHTGEEP